In Pseudomonadota bacterium, the sequence AGAAAACCGTGGCATCCTCCATCAAACCCTGCCGAAGACGAACGCAATGTCCGTCCTTAAGATCAATCGCTGGAATCAAAATCATAGAATTTAATTAAGTTTTAAATTGTCCAAAACTACCAAATAGAATGAATAATGCTAGCAAGTCCAATGGCCATCCCAATTCAAGAAATTAGACAATAATTTTAGCCCGGCCTGTTGACTTTTCTCTGGGTGAAACTGAACGGCAACCAAATTTTCAGAGGCTACCGCACTCGCGAAGGTATTACAGTATGCCGTCTTACCAATGATCGTCTGAGACATAATTGGCTCAACAAAATAACTATGCACAAAGTAAAAATATTCTTGATTATCTATTCCATCAAAAATCGGGTGCGCTCGACAAATATCGACCTTATTCCATCCCATATGAGGAACTTTGAATTTGGCGCCCGTAGCATCGAGCTTTCCTTGAGAAAACTTGCGAGCCTGACCCAACATTAACCCAAGACCGAGGACGCCACCCTCTTCACTGCGCTCAAAAAGAAGCTGCAGCCCAATACAAATACCTAAAAATGGTTTTGTCTCCGCAGCTAACCGTATGGGATCAATTAATTTCCTGGACTCCAGCTCTCTCATGCAATCTGGCATTGCCCCCTGACCCGGGAACACAATTTT encodes:
- the hisH gene encoding imidazole glycerol phosphate synthase subunit HisH gives rise to the protein MALVVVVDYGMGNLRSVEKALAHLGTSDVIKISGDPAEIAIADKIVFPGQGAMPDCMRELESRKLIDPIRLAAETKPFLGICIGLQLLFERSEEGGVLGLGLMLGQARKFSQGKLDATGAKFKVPHMGWNKVDICRAHPIFDGIDNQEYFYFVHSYFVEPIMSQTIIGKTAYCNTFASAVASENLVAVQFHPEKSQQAGLKLLSNFLNWDGHWTC
- a CDS encoding HisA/HisF-related TIM barrel protein, whose amino-acid sequence is MILIPAIDLKDGHCVRLRQGLMEDATVF